The proteins below are encoded in one region of Campylobacter rectus:
- a CDS encoding beta strand repeat-containing protein, translated as MQAQAGIVKSVVGGAMVIDQSGAQRSLKAGDMVYLGEKIVTQDASSKVVITQNDGRDVTMIGKDALVLDQSIAAQESFGNETVTADISALQQALLEGTQLQSLEETAAGGNTDGGAASSDGVSLSQVVFTHGGHISNVTASYGDLASNQVSVSSEVFASAAASGVAENANSQQPTPTPTPTPTPTPTPTPTPTPTPTPTPTPTPTPTPTPTPTPTPTPTPTPTPTPTPTPTPTPTPTPTPTPTPTPTPTPKTLSVTAEAEAREGGLNGTSNDTYLVYNLSLSGAVAAKPVTLNLNVSGGTTGVDYSPLTEYSTDGGATWTAGNQVTLANANDINNLKIRIRVLDDYGQDAGNQNEGVMSSNLGAGIDPGITNFGIYKEAITLNVTTNNSEISAGSGVGNIIDNDDNVVIDGNIDGKTMDTKDGDDTISIKENSTLKDTNIYADNDASDAGVGKDVVNINKANMNNTVVNTRSGDDIIRINDVTGERARFFAGDYSVYRGSDNDLVEVTRSTLNNSVINTGYRGDDKIDVKSGTITNTYISTSDTGLSDVTVDANSTLKNVQIENQGGGTVDLSGDLKNVRVSVTNNDLDNGGTNHEYKSVVNVHSNMTGDSIDADYSSIMTGNGTDHINIDKGVTMDKVRLQMNAGDDALDLKDGVTFKGGNIHLGRENDPHMPMSNFTDNDTLNVKAGATLENSKISTQDGTDTINIEKGSTVRGNTFETGKGGDVINLNENISDSVMKLEEGNDAVNIANSTAENLSVDMGEGNDKVDVKDSSMTNSEIRLGDGENTLDIARTDSNSKVELKDTQIYGGKNKDVVNISNDTLEFAATPKVNLKGDTSINLGDGDNEVKVDGSVRLGEIENSTPTKNIITTGSGKDSITLQNGATVEERVIETGEGRDEVNIHNGASLNFAKIETGGGDDVVRFEHKTTNPLQGYSYSAATETEINMGDGNDTVNLQGMGNSGNYAGRVSDFQGANIDMGDNGIKHVQIDAGKVETTNIKSGSGDDRVEIQGDSLMEGRNSVSTGEGDDVVTIKDSAVKGQNSTSKTTIDTDEGNDKITAENSTLDKVDINAGNGANEVTLGENSTFKDVRVTTGKDVDTINIESDMTGSANNRSDSIVSTNAGNDNINIKSGVTLTNTTVNTGAGEENVELDGVKFVNSELFTEGDNDTVTISNSKFENATTLGYSSGVGTGDGEDTVTVNSGAEFKQGTYLYTGADADTINVNSGATFNKADINAAEGDDKISINDGAQIQSGSRIIGGEGNDTIDINSGAKVSNSMVHAGTGDDTITVKSGANFNNYSEIRGDEGNDTIVVEKGADITNSVIKGGEGKDTLNISENIDFSKVKEIEKLKLGGAENDVETTLSAKDVLDMTDGNNKLKIDGESGDKLNLKDFTKGTVGADYTEYTGTTQSVTVEVKNDINVDIVP; from the coding sequence ATGCAAGCTCAAGCAGGTATCGTAAAAAGTGTCGTTGGCGGCGCTATGGTCATAGATCAAAGCGGCGCTCAAAGGTCGCTAAAAGCGGGAGATATGGTCTATTTGGGAGAAAAAATAGTTACTCAAGATGCCTCGTCAAAGGTCGTCATAACCCAAAACGACGGCAGAGACGTAACTATGATAGGCAAAGATGCCTTGGTGCTAGATCAAAGTATCGCGGCGCAAGAGAGCTTTGGAAACGAAACCGTAACGGCCGACATTAGCGCCTTACAGCAAGCACTCCTTGAGGGAACACAGCTTCAAAGCCTGGAAGAAACTGCAGCGGGCGGAAATACCGATGGCGGAGCGGCTAGCTCGGACGGCGTAAGTCTAAGCCAAGTCGTATTTACTCATGGCGGCCATATATCAAACGTAACCGCCTCATACGGCGACCTAGCATCAAATCAGGTTTCTGTAAGCAGCGAAGTATTCGCTAGCGCCGCAGCAAGCGGCGTTGCTGAGAATGCTAATTCTCAGCAACCGACTCCAACGCCGACTCCAACGCCGACTCCAACGCCGACTCCAACGCCGACTCCAACGCCGACTCCAACGCCGACTCCAACGCCGACTCCAACGCCGACTCCAACGCCGACTCCAACGCCGACTCCAACGCCGACTCCAACGCCGACTCCAACGCCGACTCCAACGCCGACTCCAACGCCGACTCCAACGCCGACTCCAACGCCGACTCCAACGCCGACTCCAACGCCAAAAACACTAAGTGTAACCGCAGAGGCCGAAGCCAGAGAAGGCGGACTAAACGGGACGAGCAACGACACGTATTTGGTCTATAATCTATCCCTAAGCGGAGCCGTAGCAGCTAAACCCGTTACGTTAAATTTAAATGTAAGCGGCGGCACTACCGGAGTTGATTATTCTCCGCTTACAGAATACTCGACCGACGGCGGAGCTACGTGGACTGCGGGCAATCAAGTAACCCTCGCAAACGCCAACGACATAAATAATCTTAAAATAAGGATAAGGGTCCTAGATGACTACGGTCAAGACGCGGGCAATCAAAACGAAGGCGTTATGAGCTCAAATTTGGGTGCGGGTATAGATCCGGGCATAACAAATTTCGGAATTTACAAAGAAGCAATAACGCTAAACGTAACTACGAACAATAGCGAGATAAGTGCCGGTAGCGGAGTAGGCAACATCATAGACAACGACGACAATGTGGTCATAGACGGCAACATCGACGGCAAAACGATGGACACCAAAGACGGAGACGATACGATCTCCATCAAAGAAAACTCTACGCTAAAAGATACGAATATATATGCCGACAACGACGCTAGCGATGCAGGCGTAGGAAAAGACGTCGTAAATATAAACAAAGCTAATATGAACAATACGGTTGTAAACACCAGAAGCGGAGACGATATAATCAGGATTAACGACGTAACGGGAGAAAGGGCCAGATTTTTTGCTGGCGATTATTCGGTCTATAGAGGAAGTGATAACGACTTGGTAGAAGTAACGCGCAGCACCTTAAATAACAGCGTAATCAATACCGGATACAGAGGCGATGATAAAATAGATGTAAAATCCGGCACGATAACAAATACTTATATCTCAACGAGCGATACGGGCTTAAGCGACGTGACAGTGGATGCAAATTCCACCTTAAAAAACGTGCAAATAGAAAATCAAGGCGGCGGAACGGTTGATTTATCGGGAGATTTAAAAAACGTTCGAGTTAGCGTTACAAATAACGATCTGGACAATGGCGGAACAAATCATGAATACAAATCCGTCGTGAACGTACATAGCAATATGACAGGCGATTCGATAGACGCCGATTACTCAAGCATAATGACCGGTAACGGAACAGATCATATAAATATAGACAAAGGCGTAACTATGGATAAGGTTCGGCTTCAAATGAATGCCGGAGACGACGCTCTTGATCTAAAAGATGGAGTTACTTTCAAAGGTGGTAATATCCACTTGGGAAGAGAAAATGATCCGCATATGCCGATGTCGAATTTTACTGACAACGACACGCTCAACGTAAAAGCTGGCGCTACTTTGGAAAATTCAAAAATTTCAACCCAAGATGGAACCGATACTATCAATATAGAAAAAGGCTCAACTGTAAGAGGTAATACCTTTGAAACCGGCAAAGGAGGCGACGTCATAAATTTAAACGAAAATATATCCGACTCCGTCATGAAGCTCGAAGAAGGAAACGATGCGGTAAATATAGCAAATTCTACCGCCGAAAATCTATCCGTAGATATGGGGGAAGGTAACGACAAAGTAGACGTCAAAGACTCCTCGATGACCAATAGCGAGATACGCTTGGGCGACGGAGAAAATACGTTAGACATCGCAAGGACGGATTCTAACAGCAAAGTCGAGCTCAAAGATACGCAAATTTACGGCGGAAAAAATAAAGACGTCGTAAATATATCCAACGATACGTTAGAATTCGCAGCGACGCCTAAAGTAAATTTAAAAGGTGATACATCTATAAATTTAGGCGACGGAGATAACGAAGTAAAAGTAGATGGAAGCGTGCGACTGGGCGAAATAGAAAACAGTACGCCTACGAAAAATATCATAACGACCGGAAGTGGCAAGGATAGTATCACTCTACAAAACGGAGCTACCGTCGAAGAAAGAGTGATAGAAACCGGAGAAGGTAGAGATGAAGTCAATATACACAACGGAGCGTCTTTAAATTTTGCAAAAATAGAAACCGGCGGAGGCGACGACGTAGTAAGGTTTGAGCACAAGACTACGAATCCGCTTCAAGGATACTCCTACTCTGCGGCGACGGAGACCGAGATAAATATGGGTGACGGCAACGACACTGTAAATCTCCAAGGTATGGGTAATAGCGGCAACTACGCAGGCAGAGTATCGGACTTCCAGGGCGCAAATATAGATATGGGCGATAACGGTATCAAACACGTACAGATAGACGCCGGTAAAGTCGAAACAACCAATATAAAAAGCGGTAGCGGAGACGATAGGGTAGAGATACAAGGCGATTCTTTAATGGAGGGTAGAAATAGCGTAAGCACTGGTGAAGGCGATGATGTCGTAACTATAAAAGACTCCGCCGTCAAAGGGCAAAATTCGACCTCAAAGACAACAATAGATACCGATGAAGGAAACGACAAGATAACGGCTGAAAATTCTACATTAGACAAAGTGGATATCAATGCGGGCAACGGAGCAAACGAGGTAACTTTAGGAGAAAACTCGACCTTTAAGGACGTCAGAGTTACGACAGGAAAAGACGTCGATACGATAAATATCGAGTCCGATATGACCGGTTCTGCAAACAACAGAAGCGACTCTATCGTCTCAACCAATGCCGGCAACGATAATATCAATATAAAATCAGGCGTAACGCTCACCAATACGACCGTAAATACGGGAGCCGGCGAGGAAAATGTCGAGCTTGACGGCGTCAAATTTGTAAACTCGGAGCTATTTACCGAAGGCGATAACGACACGGTAACGATCTCAAACAGTAAGTTTGAAAATGCTACGACGTTGGGATACAGCTCAGGCGTAGGCACCGGCGACGGCGAAGACACGGTAACGGTAAATAGCGGAGCGGAGTTTAAACAAGGTACATATCTTTACACGGGCGCGGATGCCGACACTATAAACGTAAATAGCGGAGCCACCTTTAATAAGGCTGATATAAACGCCGCCGAAGGAGATGATAAGATATCTATCAACGATGGAGCGCAGATCCAAAGCGGCTCGCGCATAATAGGCGGCGAGGGCAACGATACCATAGATATAAATAGCGGAGCCAAGGTTTCAAACTCTATGGTCCATGCAGGCACAGGCGACGATACCATCACCGTAAAATCCGGAGCGAATTTTAATAATTATTCCGAGATAAGAGGCGACGAGGGTAATGATACCATCGTGGTCGAAAAGGGTGCAGATATAACAAACTCCGTCATAAAAGGCGGCGAGGGCAAGGATACGCTAAACATCTCCGAAAACATAGACTTTAGCAAGGTCAAGGAGATCGAAAAGCTAAAACTAGGCGGCGCCGAAAACGACGTAGAAACCACTTTAAGCGCCAAAGACGTGCTTGATATGACCGATGGCAACAACAAGCTAAAAATAGACGGCGAAAGCGGAGATAAACTAAACCTTAAAGACTTTACTAAAGGAACCGTGGGCGCCGACTACACCGAATATACAGGCACTACGCAAAGCGTAACCGTAGAGGTCAAAAACGACATAAACGTCGATATCGTCCCTTGA
- a CDS encoding flagellin: protein MKLGNFLANSSLSNQYLEQAQNNGAKALNNISVQRALSGVDSANLAIADSLRSQSSTLEQGVANANDAIGILQIADSTLANITQSADRIGELSVRYSGGILNADQQKMIKSEANALVDAMKQSTQQASFNGKNVFGGQMSFLTGNGTASVNLSAPNFSGIDVSDGESVSKFIGSVNALRGEIGAAQNGIISGINASLTKNVALKQSESQLQNNDIAKNVSAFKQNDLQANAAILAQAHNTASLQSRFNRLLG, encoded by the coding sequence ATGAAACTGGGAAATTTCTTGGCAAACTCAAGCCTAAGCAATCAATACCTGGAGCAAGCTCAAAATAACGGCGCAAAAGCCCTAAATAATATCTCCGTACAGCGCGCCTTAAGCGGCGTAGATAGCGCAAATCTCGCCATCGCCGACTCTCTTCGCTCTCAAAGCTCCACGCTCGAGCAAGGCGTCGCAAACGCAAACGACGCTATCGGCATCCTGCAGATCGCAGACTCCACGCTCGCAAATATCACGCAAAGCGCCGACCGCATCGGCGAGCTCTCGGTGAGATATAGCGGCGGCATCCTAAACGCCGACCAGCAAAAGATGATAAAAAGCGAGGCAAACGCGCTGGTGGACGCGATGAAGCAGAGCACGCAGCAGGCTAGCTTTAACGGCAAGAACGTATTTGGCGGACAGATGAGCTTCCTCACCGGCAACGGCACGGCGAGCGTGAATCTAAGCGCGCCGAATTTTAGCGGCATAGACGTGAGCGACGGCGAGAGCGTGAGCAAATTTATCGGTAGCGTAAATGCCCTGCGCGGCGAGATCGGTGCGGCGCAAAACGGCATAATCTCGGGCATAAACGCAAGCCTAACTAAAAACGTTGCGCTAAAGCAAAGCGAGTCTCAGCTGCAAAACAACGACATCGCTAAAAACGTAAGCGCCTTTAAGCAAAACGACCTGCAAGCAAACGCCGCGATCCTTGCTCAAGCGCACAACACTGCTAGCTTGCAAAGCCGGTTTAATAGGCTTTTGGGTTAA